Proteins from a single region of Caloramator sp. E03:
- a CDS encoding xylulokinase, translated as MGAKYIIAHDVGTSCSKAVLVDTDGRICCHESCDYPLSVPHPNWVEQNPEDYWRAVTKCTRDVIKKSSVSPKDIIGIVFTTQAMGIIPIDKDGNVLRPNITWVDGRAEVQAKKIMKRFLGSGVFKSIVGIELMGKDVIPKLLWIKENEPDIYNKTEYFLDVNGYLRFMASGAKTAELSGACSYGFDLHKKDWMRIFFKISGISTSKLPPLVRSIDNVGGLTKKAAEEMGLLEGTPVFGGCDDTQSAAVGSGAVLDNEAHIYLGTSAWVCVSTKKVLKFKNSAVCLKSADPDMNIVVGITESAGSCIKWIADEFYRHEQADPSIKDIYVLMDEHVKKVPPGSDYLICTPWMRGERCPVSSTTVRATLFNITHEHTREHLMRSVYEGVAYNLRWILENYKKDFGFDFDVIKIIGGGALDKQWMQIISDVTKKRIEVSNNPKMSGALGAAMCALVGLGIYKDFSDVKKLLHIEHTYIPQEENYKIYDELFISYKKIYYSLEKAYKEINSKRF; from the coding sequence GTGGGTGCCAAATATATAATTGCCCATGATGTTGGAACAAGCTGCAGCAAAGCAGTATTAGTTGATACTGATGGCAGAATATGCTGTCATGAATCCTGTGATTATCCTCTAAGCGTTCCTCATCCTAATTGGGTTGAACAAAATCCTGAGGACTACTGGAGAGCTGTTACAAAATGTACAAGAGATGTTATTAAAAAATCCTCGGTTTCGCCAAAGGATATCATCGGTATAGTTTTTACGACACAGGCAATGGGTATAATACCTATTGATAAAGATGGAAATGTCCTTCGGCCAAACATAACGTGGGTAGATGGAAGAGCAGAAGTTCAGGCTAAAAAGATAATGAAAAGATTTTTGGGAAGCGGGGTATTCAAATCAATTGTTGGAATTGAACTAATGGGAAAGGATGTTATTCCAAAGCTTCTGTGGATTAAGGAAAATGAACCGGATATTTATAATAAGACGGAATATTTTTTAGACGTTAATGGATATCTGAGGTTTATGGCAAGCGGGGCAAAAACTGCTGAACTTTCCGGAGCCTGTTCCTATGGTTTTGACTTGCATAAAAAAGACTGGATGAGGATTTTCTTTAAAATAAGCGGTATAAGCACCTCAAAGCTCCCTCCCCTTGTGCGTTCTATTGATAATGTTGGAGGGCTTACAAAAAAGGCAGCAGAAGAGATGGGGCTTTTAGAGGGTACTCCAGTTTTTGGGGGATGCGATGATACTCAAAGTGCAGCCGTTGGCTCCGGTGCTGTCTTAGATAATGAAGCTCATATTTATCTTGGAACCTCCGCATGGGTATGTGTTTCTACAAAAAAGGTACTAAAATTTAAAAACTCTGCAGTATGCCTAAAAAGTGCAGATCCAGATATGAATATTGTTGTTGGTATTACTGAATCTGCCGGCTCATGTATAAAATGGATAGCGGATGAATTTTACAGGCACGAACAAGCTGACCCTTCAATTAAGGATATATATGTATTAATGGATGAGCATGTTAAAAAGGTTCCTCCAGGATCAGATTATCTTATATGTACCCCCTGGATGAGGGGAGAAAGATGCCCGGTAAGCTCAACAACTGTTAGAGCAACCCTATTTAATATTACTCATGAGCATACAAGAGAACATCTAATGCGATCAGTTTACGAAGGTGTTGCCTATAACCTTAGATGGATTTTAGAAAACTATAAAAAGGATTTCGGCTTTGATTTTGATGTGATTAAAATTATAGGCGGAGGAGCGCTTGATAAACAGTGGATGCAGATAATATCCGATGTTACTAAAAAACGAATAGAGGTTTCAAACAATCCTAAAATGAGCGGTGCCCTCGGTGCTGCAATGTGTGCACTGGTTGGTCTTGGAATTTATAAGGATTTTTCTGACGTTAAGAAGCTTCTTCATATAGAACATACCTATATACCTCAGGAAGAAAACTATAAGATATACGATGAATTGTTTATTTCATACAAAAAAATATATTATTCCCTTGAGAAAGCTTATAAAGAAATAAATTCAAAACGATTTTAA
- a CDS encoding TetR/AcrR family transcriptional regulator, which produces MEISRRERKKIKTKSDILRAARHLFEEKGYDDVSIEDITERSDVSKGTFFNYFNSKEGLLKAIAEEEVDDIQELYEREGQNFKSCRDRIKLIMKRLLDDSIPYMHLTGRVVFSTIINSNEDVSPFYAINEMIDSLVQEGQMCGEFSKEYPSKYIVTAILGAYYGLIFTWFEHKKETIGWSELECILDAVFKGFNNII; this is translated from the coding sequence ATGGAGATTTCAAGAAGAGAAAGAAAGAAAATAAAAACAAAATCAGATATATTAAGGGCTGCAAGGCATTTGTTCGAAGAAAAAGGATACGATGATGTTTCAATTGAAGATATAACAGAAAGGAGTGATGTTTCAAAGGGTACATTTTTTAATTACTTTAACAGCAAGGAAGGCCTTTTAAAAGCAATAGCAGAGGAGGAAGTAGATGATATACAGGAACTTTACGAGAGAGAAGGGCAAAACTTTAAATCCTGCAGGGATAGAATAAAGCTGATTATGAAAAGGCTGTTAGATGATTCAATACCATATATGCACTTAACTGGAAGGGTTGTATTTTCTACAATTATTAACTCTAATGAAGATGTCTCGCCTTTCTATGCAATAAATGAAATGATAGACTCACTTGTACAGGAGGGGCAGATGTGCGGTGAATTCTCTAAGGAATATCCGTCTAAATATATTGTTACGGCAATATTAGGAGCATATTATGGACTTATTTTCACATGGTTTGAACACAAAAAAGAGACAATAGGATGGAGCGAGCTTGAATGTATTTTGGATGCTGTCTTTAAAGGCTTTAATAATATTATATAA
- a CDS encoding aspartate aminotransferase family protein, producing MEKEGYAISKWHNTKEIYERIDNLLKQPVRGIKKDAMDRYIEYFNTKCSKSKEIITEAKKYIPGGVQHNLAFNYPFPIVITKAEGAYMYDADGNRYIDFLQAGGPTILGSNYKPVQEKVIELIKECGPVTGLFSEYELKIAKLINKYMPSVEMFRMLGSGTESVMAAIRIARLATGKKKVIKLGGAYHGWSDQMVYGLHVPGTRGFEAHGIPSSCFKHTQEVFPNNIEQLERKLRFNKLRGGTAAVIVEPVGPESGTRPIDKDYNKNVRELCDKYGALLIFDEVVTGFRIGLGGAQGYFDVKPDLTVFGKIVAGGYPGAGGVGGRRELIECLAAGIQGDKKRAYVGGTLAANPLSAAAGYFTLLEIEKTNACEVAGRAGDRLTKGLSELIEKYKLPYVAYNQGSICHLETTGTMFVKLLSLGSMNEIKKRKKMMEEMGAAYMAEGIITLAGNRMYTSLADTDDVIDEALNRFENVFKNVDGV from the coding sequence ATGGAGAAGGAAGGATATGCAATATCAAAATGGCATAATACAAAAGAAATTTATGAAAGGATAGATAATCTTTTAAAGCAGCCTGTAAGGGGAATAAAAAAAGATGCAATGGATAGATATATTGAATATTTTAATACGAAATGTTCAAAGTCAAAGGAGATAATAACTGAAGCAAAAAAATATATTCCAGGAGGGGTACAGCATAATCTTGCCTTTAACTATCCTTTTCCCATAGTTATAACTAAAGCTGAGGGAGCTTATATGTATGATGCTGACGGCAACAGGTATATAGACTTTCTTCAGGCTGGAGGGCCTACTATTTTAGGAAGCAATTATAAGCCTGTCCAAGAGAAGGTAATAGAGCTTATAAAGGAATGCGGGCCTGTAACGGGACTTTTCAGCGAATATGAGCTTAAAATTGCAAAGCTTATAAACAAGTATATGCCTTCCGTTGAAATGTTCCGTATGCTTGGAAGCGGCACGGAGAGTGTGATGGCAGCAATTAGGATAGCAAGGCTTGCAACTGGAAAGAAAAAGGTTATAAAGCTTGGAGGGGCTTATCACGGATGGAGCGACCAGATGGTTTACGGCCTTCATGTTCCAGGAACAAGAGGGTTTGAAGCTCATGGTATTCCAAGTTCATGTTTTAAACATACTCAGGAGGTATTCCCAAATAATATTGAACAGCTTGAAAGAAAGCTAAGGTTTAATAAATTAAGGGGAGGAACTGCTGCAGTTATAGTTGAGCCCGTTGGCCCAGAGAGCGGAACAAGGCCTATTGATAAGGATTATAATAAAAACGTCAGGGAACTTTGCGACAAATATGGTGCCCTTCTTATATTTGATGAGGTTGTAACAGGATTCAGGATTGGCCTTGGTGGAGCACAGGGATACTTTGATGTTAAACCTGATTTGACTGTATTTGGGAAGATAGTAGCAGGAGGATATCCTGGAGCTGGAGGAGTAGGAGGACGAAGAGAACTTATTGAATGCCTTGCAGCAGGAATTCAGGGGGACAAAAAAAGGGCATATGTTGGAGGAACTCTCGCAGCAAACCCATTAAGTGCTGCAGCGGGGTATTTTACATTACTTGAAATAGAAAAAACGAATGCATGTGAAGTTGCTGGACGTGCTGGGGACAGACTAACAAAGGGGCTTTCAGAGCTTATTGAAAAATATAAACTTCCCTATGTTGCATATAATCAAGGTTCAATATGTCATCTTGAAACAACAGGAACGATGTTTGTAAAGCTTTTGAGCTTAGGCAGTATGAATGAGATTAAAAAACGAAAGAAGATGATGGAGGAGATGGGTGCTGCCTACATGGCGGAGGGTATTATAACTCTTGCAGGAAACAGGATGTACACAAGCCTTGCAGATACAGATGATGTTATCGATGAGGCTTTAAATAGATTTGAAAACGTGTTTAAAAATGTAGACGGAGTTTAA
- a CDS encoding RtcB family protein, translating to MIEIKGKYNSAIVYTDNIEDDAARQIETLCNQEFVKGSKIRIMPDVHAGAGCTIGTTMTIDDKIVPNLVGVDIGCGMEVVKLENRRIELLKLDKLIYEKIPSGFDIRDKEHKFNDEIDLGELKCRGEVNLIRARRSIGTLGGGNHFIEVNKDSEGNLYIVVHSGSRHLGHEVATFYQEEAYRALNKNTKKDIEDFIMQLKNEGRDKEIQKLLKIKKSEVLTKIPKSLAYVSGELFKDYIHDMKIIQRFAELNRKAIIEEIIKGMKLKIAEQFTTIHNYIDTENMILRKGSVSAQRGEKLLIPINMKDGSLICIGKGNADWNFSAPHGAGRVMSRTQAKNSITLSQYKKMMEGIFTTSVNKETIDECPLAYKPMEEIIKNIGDTVDIVERIVPVYNFKAAE from the coding sequence GTGATTGAAATAAAGGGAAAATACAACAGCGCTATTGTTTATACTGACAATATAGAAGACGATGCAGCGAGGCAGATTGAAACATTATGCAATCAGGAATTTGTAAAGGGAAGCAAAATAAGAATAATGCCCGATGTACATGCTGGGGCAGGATGTACTATAGGAACTACAATGACCATTGATGATAAAATAGTCCCTAACCTTGTTGGGGTTGACATTGGCTGTGGAATGGAAGTTGTAAAGCTTGAAAACCGCCGTATAGAGCTTTTAAAGCTTGATAAGCTGATTTATGAGAAAATTCCTTCAGGCTTTGATATAAGGGATAAGGAACATAAGTTTAATGATGAAATAGATTTAGGAGAGCTAAAATGCAGGGGTGAAGTGAACCTTATAAGGGCGAGAAGAAGTATAGGCACCCTTGGCGGAGGCAACCACTTTATTGAGGTTAACAAAGACAGCGAAGGCAATCTATATATTGTTGTCCACTCAGGTAGCCGCCATTTAGGTCATGAGGTTGCAACGTTTTATCAGGAAGAAGCCTATAGAGCTTTAAACAAAAACACTAAAAAGGATATTGAAGATTTTATAATGCAGCTGAAGAATGAGGGACGGGATAAGGAAATACAAAAGCTTCTTAAAATAAAAAAATCTGAGGTTTTAACGAAAATTCCAAAGTCCCTTGCCTATGTATCAGGAGAGCTTTTTAAAGATTATATTCACGATATGAAAATAATTCAGCGCTTTGCAGAGCTTAACAGAAAGGCTATAATTGAGGAAATAATAAAGGGTATGAAATTAAAAATTGCTGAACAGTTTACAACTATTCACAATTATATAGATACTGAAAATATGATTTTAAGGAAGGGTTCGGTTTCAGCACAAAGAGGAGAAAAACTTTTGATACCTATAAATATGAAAGATGGCAGCCTTATTTGCATTGGTAAGGGAAATGCAGATTGGAATTTTTCTGCTCCCCACGGTGCCGGGAGGGTAATGAGCAGGACTCAGGCTAAAAATTCTATTACTTTGAGCCAATATAAAAAAATGATGGAAGGGATTTTCACAACATCGGTAAATAAGGAAACGATAGACGAATGTCCCCTCGCCTATAAACCTATGGAGGAGATTATAAAAAATATTGGTGATACAGTAGATATTGTTGAAAGAATAGTTCCTGTATATAACTTTAAAGCAGCGGAATGA
- a CDS encoding ISL3 family transposase encodes MHNNYFIKNLLGFKDVIITKVLDNVCYEIYLEMKKKPHTCPRCNSETRRVHDYRIQRVKHLPFFLKSTVLIIKKRRYRCNVCGKRFYESIEFLPRYHRITNLLSLYVINELANTCSMSSVAKKVNLSVDTIKRIFNNVSYSAATTLPKIIAIDEFKGNSGGAKYHCSIVDPVNRKIIDIIKDRQFHVLSDYFKKIKNRDSVEYFICDMWQPYIDLAKTYFKNAIIVIDKFHYIRHAMWAVEAVRKRVQKELSVKLRKYFKRSKKLILKRFDLLDEDSKFALQVMFSYNSDLAIAHTLKEKLLKIIDTTSSSKEARTLLKEWIKFAQSSGLKEFERCANTYIRYFNEIVNSFDIPYTNACTEGFNNKIKVIKRNAFGFKNFDRFRNRILHCCN; translated from the coding sequence GTGCACAATAATTATTTTATCAAAAATTTACTGGGTTTTAAAGATGTTATTATAACAAAAGTACTTGATAATGTTTGCTATGAAATTTATTTAGAAATGAAAAAGAAGCCTCATACTTGTCCTCGTTGTAATTCTGAAACTCGTAGAGTTCACGACTATAGAATTCAACGTGTTAAACATCTTCCTTTTTTCTTAAAATCTACGGTTCTTATTATTAAAAAACGTAGGTATCGTTGTAATGTTTGTGGTAAGAGATTCTATGAAAGTATTGAATTTCTTCCTCGATATCATAGAATCACCAATCTTCTATCTCTGTATGTAATTAATGAACTTGCTAATACTTGTAGTATGTCAAGTGTTGCTAAAAAAGTTAACTTATCTGTTGATACTATAAAACGCATTTTCAATAATGTGTCTTATTCTGCTGCTACTACTTTACCTAAAATTATTGCTATTGATGAATTTAAAGGTAATTCTGGTGGTGCTAAATATCATTGTTCTATCGTTGACCCTGTTAATAGAAAAATTATTGATATTATTAAAGATAGACAGTTTCACGTCCTATCGGACTACTTTAAAAAAATTAAAAATCGCGATAGTGTTGAATATTTTATTTGTGATATGTGGCAACCTTATATTGATTTAGCTAAAACTTACTTTAAAAATGCTATTATTGTTATTGATAAATTCCATTATATTAGGCACGCTATGTGGGCTGTAGAAGCAGTTAGAAAACGTGTTCAAAAAGAGCTATCTGTTAAATTAAGAAAATACTTTAAAAGAAGCAAAAAACTTATTCTTAAAAGATTTGACTTACTTGATGAAGATTCAAAGTTCGCATTACAAGTTATGTTTTCTTACAATAGCGATTTAGCTATTGCTCATACCTTAAAAGAAAAACTATTAAAAATAATTGATACTACCTCTTCTTCTAAAGAAGCTCGTACTTTATTAAAGGAATGGATTAAGTTTGCACAAAGTAGCGGCCTTAAAGAATTTGAAAGATGTGCTAATACTTATATCAGGTATTTTAATGAAATAGTGAATTCTTTTGATATACCATATACAAATGCTTGCACTGAAGGCTTTAATAACAAAATTAAAGTTATTAAAAGAAATGCCTTCGGCTTCAAAAACTTTGATAGGTTTAGAAATAGAATTCTTCATTGCTGTAATTAA
- a CDS encoding AAA family ATPase — MSTWIFQDNPNFFDIDNYLKGNQIITWSIRQKQYIDVIKEKDRVFIWRSDGKIKNSGGVVALCEVVKTPYIDQNGKYVADLKVLEYRLSEDEGMLLRSYLKEVPKTMNLPILKMTQGTNYKLNDKESEALLEYWQNPKFLKDAANMPRIEKYLQIFKEEAVTWFDKCDFIKENYKFFIEFKRKENLEKMEWDDIQTLGEHINAFRMPLARKRALGKPNADIEKYRNSFIYLIYGDEPLEIRIDKFLTNEEYSLFGFGESALSEIIGNIYPEKFCFFNQRDKVALENILGIIPPYSKNDKFSDKFIKFHKAIEENEIIDKYLQVVGKHTNLPIFYEIDQFFSFLYEKYGEIEELDEKVETNYWTLSAGDNGSMWEDFYKNNIIAIGWDELGDLNLYSSKSEISDKLKEMYDQSKDYNNTALACYQFSKDMSIGDFVFVKKGFNTILAYGQVVSDYYFDSSREKFKNVRKIDWIKIGSWDCSNNKVASKTLTNITPYKDFVKNLLKIVGIEEAENKSDNNIEDSDEKIYEEYNMEQLLKEVFISADKVEEIIDAVNYKKNIILQGPPGVGKTYIAKRIAFAHSKVKDNKKIEMVQFHPSYSYEDFIRGYKPSIDGNFKLKDGIFYNFCNRAINDPEHNYYLIIDEINRGNLSKIFGELMMLIESDKRGFEYAVTLTYSEGEEKFFVPENLYIIGTMNTADRSIALVDYALRRRFSFIELEPAFENQAFQEYLISKGISRGFIDRIIESIKEINSEIENDKINLGKGFKIGHSYFCPTNKVDDEEKWFKSIIKLEIEPLLREYYFDDEDKVSGLLARLR; from the coding sequence GTGAGTACATGGATATTTCAAGATAATCCTAATTTTTTTGATATAGATAATTACTTAAAAGGAAATCAAATAATAACTTGGTCTATAAGGCAAAAACAGTACATTGATGTTATTAAAGAAAAAGATAGAGTTTTTATATGGCGTTCAGATGGAAAGATTAAAAATAGCGGTGGAGTAGTTGCCCTATGTGAAGTTGTTAAAACACCATATATTGATCAAAATGGAAAATATGTTGCTGATTTGAAGGTATTAGAGTATAGATTAAGTGAAGATGAAGGAATGCTTTTAAGAAGCTATCTTAAGGAAGTTCCTAAAACTATGAATCTTCCCATCCTAAAGATGACACAAGGTACCAATTATAAGCTAAATGACAAAGAGTCAGAGGCTTTACTTGAATATTGGCAAAATCCCAAATTTTTAAAGGATGCTGCCAATATGCCAAGGATAGAAAAATATCTTCAAATTTTTAAGGAAGAAGCTGTAACATGGTTTGATAAGTGTGATTTTATAAAAGAAAACTATAAATTTTTTATAGAGTTTAAAAGAAAAGAAAATCTTGAAAAAATGGAATGGGATGATATACAAACTTTGGGAGAGCATATAAATGCATTTAGAATGCCCCTTGCAAGGAAAAGAGCCCTTGGCAAGCCCAATGCTGATATTGAGAAATATAGAAACAGCTTCATATATTTAATATATGGGGATGAACCTTTGGAGATAAGAATAGATAAATTTCTTACAAATGAAGAATATAGTTTATTTGGTTTTGGAGAATCAGCTCTAAGTGAAATAATAGGGAATATTTATCCAGAAAAATTCTGTTTTTTTAATCAAAGGGACAAGGTAGCCCTTGAAAACATTTTAGGTATTATTCCGCCCTATTCAAAGAATGACAAATTCTCAGATAAGTTTATTAAGTTTCATAAAGCAATTGAGGAAAATGAAATTATAGATAAATATTTACAAGTTGTGGGAAAACACACGAATCTGCCAATATTTTATGAAATAGATCAGTTCTTTAGTTTCTTATATGAAAAATATGGAGAAATTGAAGAATTGGATGAAAAAGTAGAGACAAATTATTGGACGCTTTCTGCTGGAGATAATGGATCTATGTGGGAGGATTTTTATAAAAATAATATTATTGCAATAGGATGGGATGAACTTGGCGACTTGAATCTTTATAGTAGTAAGAGTGAAATAAGTGATAAATTAAAAGAAATGTATGATCAGAGCAAAGATTATAATAATACTGCTTTGGCTTGTTATCAATTTTCAAAGGATATGAGTATAGGAGATTTTGTATTTGTTAAAAAAGGTTTTAATACTATTCTTGCCTATGGTCAGGTTGTATCTGATTATTATTTTGATTCATCGAGGGAAAAATTTAAAAATGTCAGGAAGATTGATTGGATAAAAATCGGTAGTTGGGATTGCAGCAATAATAAAGTAGCAAGTAAAACACTTACAAATATTACTCCTTACAAAGATTTTGTCAAAAATCTTCTAAAGATTGTTGGCATTGAAGAGGCGGAAAATAAAAGTGACAATAATATAGAAGACAGCGATGAAAAAATTTATGAAGAATATAATATGGAACAGCTTTTAAAAGAAGTATTTATTTCTGCTGACAAGGTAGAGGAGATAATTGATGCTGTGAATTATAAGAAAAATATAATACTGCAAGGGCCCCCAGGAGTTGGGAAAACATATATTGCAAAGAGGATTGCCTTTGCTCATAGTAAAGTAAAGGATAATAAGAAGATTGAAATGGTTCAGTTTCATCCAAGTTATTCCTACGAGGACTTCATAAGGGGTTATAAGCCGAGCATTGATGGAAATTTTAAATTAAAAGATGGTATATTTTATAATTTTTGCAATAGAGCAATAAATGATCCAGAGCATAATTACTATTTAATAATCGATGAAATAAACAGAGGTAACTTATCAAAAATATTTGGAGAACTTATGATGCTAATAGAATCTGATAAAAGAGGATTTGAATATGCTGTAACCCTAACATATTCTGAAGGAGAAGAAAAATTTTTTGTACCTGAAAATCTTTATATAATTGGAACTATGAACACAGCAGATAGATCTATTGCACTTGTTGACTATGCATTAAGGAGAAGATTTTCATTTATTGAACTTGAGCCTGCATTTGAAAACCAAGCTTTTCAAGAATATTTAATATCAAAGGGAATAAGCAGAGGATTTATTGATAGAATTATTGAATCAATAAAAGAAATTAATAGTGAAATAGAAAACGATAAAATTAATCTTGGAAAAGGGTTTAAAATAGGTCATAGCTATTTTTGTCCAACTAATAAAGTTGATGATGAAGAAAAGTGGTTTAAAAGTATAATAAAGCTTGAAATTGAGCCTTTACTTAGGGAATATTATTTTGATGATGAAGATAAAGTGAGTGGTTTACTTGCAAGACTACGATAG
- the mcrC gene encoding 5-methylcytosine-specific restriction endonuclease system specificity protein McrC — translation MVYLQDYDRIPVRNIYYMLCYAWDRLKEKDEVKVSQSDFSDIYNLLSRVLINNLEKLIKKGFYKEYNVNYKETSTLRGKINFNDSLKHFGFKRGKLYCEFDDFSYNILYNQIIKTILYILIKYKYLDEEYKEKIYEMLNYFEDISLLRLKSEHFSKVKLNKNNLYYGFVLDICQLIFDNCLIDESKGDFLFKDFERDDRAMAYLFENFVRNFYKRECKEFKVYRENINWAEKDSKVDLLPIMQTDISLESADRKIIIDTKYYKNSLSNNYGAEKLISSNLYQLFAYLKNIEYKSDKDINAEGILIYPKTSKELNLRYVIHGHKIKICTVDLNRDWQVIHNRLIEIIRQG, via the coding sequence GTGGTTTACTTGCAAGACTACGATAGAATTCCTGTTAGAAATATTTATTATATGCTTTGTTATGCTTGGGATAGACTCAAAGAAAAAGATGAAGTCAAGGTGAGTCAATCAGATTTTTCAGATATTTATAATCTGCTTTCAAGAGTTTTAATAAATAATCTTGAAAAGCTTATAAAAAAGGGATTTTACAAAGAATATAATGTTAATTATAAGGAAACTTCCACACTTAGAGGAAAAATAAATTTCAATGATAGTTTGAAGCATTTTGGATTTAAAAGAGGAAAACTTTATTGTGAATTTGATGATTTTAGTTATAATATACTTTATAATCAAATAATTAAAACAATATTATATATTCTAATTAAATACAAATATCTTGATGAAGAATATAAAGAAAAAATATATGAAATGCTTAATTATTTTGAAGATATATCTTTATTAAGACTAAAAAGTGAGCATTTTTCAAAAGTAAAACTAAATAAAAATAATTTATATTATGGATTTGTGTTAGATATATGCCAGCTAATTTTTGATAACTGTCTTATAGATGAAAGTAAAGGTGATTTTTTATTTAAAGATTTTGAAAGAGATGATAGAGCAATGGCATATCTATTTGAAAATTTTGTCCGTAATTTTTATAAAAGAGAATGTAAGGAGTTTAAAGTTTATAGGGAAAATATAAATTGGGCTGAAAAAGATAGTAAGGTTGATTTGCTTCCGATAATGCAGACAGATATTTCTCTTGAAAGTGCTGATAGAAAAATTATTATTGATACAAAGTATTATAAAAACTCACTTTCTAATAATTATGGAGCAGAAAAACTAATTAGCAGCAATTTATATCAATTATTTGCCTATCTTAAAAATATAGAATATAAAAGCGATAAGGACATTAATGCAGAAGGTATTCTTATTTATCCTAAAACCAGCAAAGAGCTTAACTTAAGATATGTTATACATGGACATAAAATAAAAATATGTACAGTTGATTTAAATAGGGATTGGCAGGTTATACATAACAGGCTTATAGAAATAATAAGGCAGGGTTAA
- the mntA gene encoding type VII toxin-antitoxin system MntA family adenylyltransferase antitoxin codes for MDGIIKSKIDEFLKKAQEICEINFAYIFGSYARGEQNENSDIDIAIMPQKNYDDIEEVFIRGNLIEIGKEVFKKDVDVVFLNIDSIFLKYEIIRDGIVIKDSIDRISYESLVIRKYLDFKYYSDYYNEVILNSIKAKNRGV; via the coding sequence ATGGATGGTATTATTAAAAGTAAAATAGATGAATTTCTAAAAAAAGCACAAGAAATTTGTGAAATTAATTTTGCCTACATTTTTGGATCCTACGCAAGGGGAGAGCAAAACGAAAACAGCGATATAGATATTGCCATCATGCCTCAAAAAAACTATGATGACATAGAAGAAGTTTTTATTAGAGGGAACTTAATAGAAATTGGGAAAGAAGTGTTTAAAAAGGATGTTGATGTAGTATTTTTAAATATAGATTCTATTTTTTTAAAATATGAGATTATAAGGGATGGTATTGTTATAAAAGATAGTATCGATAGAATATCCTATGAATCCTTGGTAATTAGAAAATATTTAGATTTTAAATATTATAGTGATTATTATAATGAAGTTATTCTAAATAGTATAAAAGCTAAAAATAGGGGTGTATAG
- the hepT gene encoding type VII toxin-antitoxin system HepT family RNase toxin, with protein MVNRDVVLTRISKLNEYLDFLKEIQKYSIEEYLNSPMIYGSAERFLHLSIECIIDISSHIIADMRFRKPASNREIFEILYENKIINDSLKEKLSNMAGLRNILVHDYILNKRIVYEIIKNNLKDIEDFVNIIIEYI; from the coding sequence ATGGTTAACAGGGATGTTGTACTTACAAGAATAAGCAAACTTAATGAGTATTTGGATTTTTTAAAAGAAATTCAAAAGTATTCCATTGAGGAATACCTAAATAGCCCTATGATATACGGTTCTGCGGAAAGGTTTTTGCATTTATCAATAGAGTGTATTATTGATATAAGTAGCCATATTATCGCTGATATGAGATTTAGAAAACCAGCCAGCAATAGGGAAATATTTGAGATACTCTATGAAAATAAAATAATAAATGATTCTCTAAAAGAAAAATTGAGCAATATGGCTGGATTAAGGAATATATTAGTTCATGATTATATACTTAATAAGAGAATAGTATATGAGATAATAAAAAATAATTTAAAAGATATCGAGGATTTTGTAAATATAATAATAGAATATATTTAA
- a CDS encoding PadR family transcriptional regulator yields the protein MENKILRKLFLGFIELHILHHAKKCPFYGSWMIEELKEHGYDISPGTLYPILHTLCSEGLLVVESKNVEGKIRKYYSITKEGEEILNKATEKAIELIKEIGG from the coding sequence ATGGAAAATAAAATACTTAGAAAACTTTTTCTTGGTTTTATTGAATTACACATTCTTCATCATGCTAAAAAATGCCCCTTTTATGGTTCTTGGATGATAGAAGAACTAAAGGAACATGGATACGATATAAGCCCTGGAACACTATATCCCATTCTTCATACACTATGCAGCGAAGGTTTGCTTGTTGTTGAATCTAAAAATGTTGAGGGTAAAATTAGAAAATACTACTCAATAACAAAAGAAGGAGAAGAAATATTAAATAAGGCTACCGAAAAAGCTATAGAACTTATAAAAGAAATTGGAGGTTAA